The segment ATTATCCAACGAGAACCTATAGACTACGTAATCAGTGACGTTAAAATGGCTAAAGGCGACGGTATGTTTCTTCTCACTGGCTTACAGCAGCACGAACTGCACCTGCCTGTGGTTCTTATGATGACAGGCCAAAGTGAGTATAGCGAGACTGAGCTTAAGAATCAGGGTGCCGCCGGCTTGCTAGATAAGCCTATCGAAATTGAACACCTTTACGAA is part of the Pseudobacteriovorax antillogorgiicola genome and harbors:
- a CDS encoding response regulator codes for the protein MSNFNPADYTLLVVDDEEDLAEIIAEELSEYGFKMRIAFGAQEALGIIQREPIDYVISDVKMAKGDGMFLLTGLQQHELHLPVVLMMTGQSEYSETELKNQGAAGLLDKPIEIEHLYEQLKKHFSSLQVAS